A genomic region of Manihot esculenta cultivar AM560-2 chromosome 15, M.esculenta_v8, whole genome shotgun sequence contains the following coding sequences:
- the LOC110602228 gene encoding chalcone isomerase-like protein 1, whose translation MATLAENVVARDQPPVEEKANGVEQKAANGLNCENGGKACGEPTAEKGQAEMKPAGKETERDAPKEEEKKEEVGIEVEPKTGVSFPVKLDDGMKLLSVGLRKKSMLGMGIKIYSFGMYTDNEKLKDLLKSKIGKAPAKPSKEMYQVVIDSDLSMLVRLVIVFSGLTMSMVKKNFDEGLGASIKKLTGGKKNEELANKVMGQASDEIKLTSGSVIEISRLPGFVLQTKVMDEVVSKVESELLCRAYIHMYLGDDPFDKDAKEKFGMSLLSLF comes from the exons ATGGCAACTCTTGCTGAGAATGTTGTCGCTAGGGATCAGCCACCGGTAGAGGAGAAGGCGAATGGCGTTGAACAGAAGGCTGCGAACGGGTTGAACTGTGAGAATGGAGGGAAGGCTTGTGGGGAGCCAACTGCGGAAAAAGGTCAAGCAGAGATGAAACCTGCTGGAAAAGAAACCGAACGTGATGCGCCGAAGGAAGAGGAGAAGAAAGAAGAGGTAGGAATTGAGGTTGAACCTAAGACTGGAGTTTCCTTTCCAGTTAAGTTGGATGATGGGATGAAGTTGCTAAGTGTTGGTTTGAGGAAGAAGTCAATGCTAGGCATGGGCATTAAGATTTACAGCTTTG GAATGTACACAGacaatgagaaactgaaagatCTCCTCAAGTCAAAGATCGGAAAAGCCCCAGCAAAACCAAGCAAGGAAATGTATCAGGTGGTAATTGACAGTGATTTGTCCATGCTGGTGAGGCTGGTCATTGTGTTTTCTGGACTCACCATGAGCATGGTTAAAAAGAACTTTGATGAAGGCCTAGGAGCATCCATAAAGAAACTGACAGGCGGGAAGAAGAACGAAGAGCTCGCAAACAA GGTCATGGGTCAAGCATCAGATGAAATCAAGCTAACAAGTGGCTCGGTAATCGAGATTTCTCGCCTTCCCGGATTTGTTCTCCAAACTAAAG TGATGGATGAAGTGGTTAGCAAAGTTGAGAGTGAACTTCTCTGCAGGGCATACATCCACATGTATttgggagatgatccatttgacaaAGATGCCAAAGAAAAATTTGGGATGTCCTTGCTTTCTCTCTTTTGA
- the LOC110602238 gene encoding serine/threonine-protein kinase STY13, with protein MGSNNAFYSGEFNLDAKWLIDPKLLFVGPKIGEGAHAKVYEGKYKNQNVAIKVVHRGETPEEIAKREARFAREVAMLSRVQHKNLVKFIGACKEPVMVIVTELLLGGTLRKYLLNMRPRCLEMHVAIGFALDIARAMECIHSHGIIHRDLKPENLILTADHKTVKLADFGLAREESLTEMMTAETGTYRWMAPELYSTVTLRHGEKKHYNHKVDAYSFAIVLWELIHNKLPFEGMSNLQAAYAAAFKNVRPSAENLPEDLAMIVTSCWQEDPNARPNFSQIIQMLLRYLSTVSPPEPVIPARIFTSENAVLPPESPGTSSLMAVRDDSGETPKAQMEDKPRGFFFCFNQCY; from the exons ATGGGATCTAATAATGCTTTTTATTCTGGTGAATTCAATTTGGATGCTAAGTGGCTGATTGATCCTAAGCTTCTTTTTGTTGGACCCAAGATTGGAGAAGGCGCTCATGCCAAAGTTTATGAGGGAAA GTATAAGAATCAAAATGTTGCTATTAAAGTTGTTCATAGAGGAGAAACCCCAGAAGAGATTGCCAAGAGAGAAGCAAGATTTGCGAGAGAGGTTGCAATGTTATCTAGAGTTCAACACAAAAATCTAGTGAAG TTTATTGGAGCTTGCAAGGAACCTGTAATGGTGATAGTAACAGAACTCCTTTTAGGCGGGACATTGCGTAAATACCTGTTGAACATGCGACCAAGATGCTTGGAGATGCATGTTGCAATTGGGTTTGCACTTGATATTGCTCGTGCAATGGAATGCATACACTCGCATGGAATCATTCATCGTGACCTTAAACCTG AGAACTTGATCTTGACTGCCGACCATAAAACAGTGAAACTTGCAGATTTTGGTTTAGCCAGAGAAGAGTCATTAACAGAGATGATGACTGCTGAAACTGGGACGTATCGTTGGATGGCTCCAGAG CTTTATAGCACTGTCACATTAAGGCACGGCGAGAAAAAGCATTACAATCACAAGGTGGACGCTTATAGCTTTGCGATTGTCTTGTGGGAGCTCATCCACAATAAATTGCCATTTGAAGGCATGTCAAATTTACAGGCAGCATATGCAGCAGCTTTTAAG AATGTGAGACCCAGCGCGGAGAATCTCCCAGAGGATCTAGCAATGATTGTGACCTCATGTTGGCAAGAGGATCCAAACGCTCGACCCAATTTCAGCCAGATCATACAGATGCTTCTGCGCTATCTTTCCACCGTTTCACCACCAGAACCTGTCATCCCCGCTCGAATATTCACTTCAGAGAATGCTGTGCTGCCACCAGAGTCTCCTGGCACAAGTTCTTTAATGGCTGTCAGAGATGACTCAGGAGAAACCCCAAAAGCACAGATGGAGGACAAACCAAGAGGTTTCTTTTTCTGCTTTAACCAGTGTTACTGA
- the LOC110601043 gene encoding ribosomal RNA-processing protein 8 isoform X2 codes for MKEGKSRKRKRSKHGKPQNQHKPLPSNNAGQFHRQEEPEPKNPSSSKKPKSSSFLDKMRARLSGGHFRMLNEKLYTCTGEEALKCFKEDPSLFDMYHAGYQEQMSHWPEQPVNIIMNWLKDRSSSLVVADFGCGDARLAKNVKNKVFSFDLVSNNPSVIACDMANTPLDSSSVDVAVFCLSLMGTNFPSYLEEAHRVLKPNGWLLIAEVKSRFDPNTGGADPNKFSKAITDLGFSSKLKEKQSSQTKEIEWPELKPCLYKRR; via the exons ATGAAGGAAGGAAAGAGCAGAAAACGCAAAAGATCCAAGCATGGAAAACCACAGAATCAGCACAAACCTCTTCCATCTAACAATGCCGGCCAATTTCATAGACAAGAGGAACCTGAACCGAAGAATCCTTCTTCTTCAAAGAAGCCAAAGTCATCCTCTTTCCTCGACAAG ATGCGAGCGAGGTTATCAGGGGGACATTTCCGCATGCTTAATGAAAAGCTCTATACTTGCAC tGGAGAAGAGGCCCTTAAATGTTTCAAGGAAGACCCATCCTTGTTTGATATG TATCATGCAGGATACCAAGAACAAATGTCACATTGGCCTGAGCAGCCAGTAAATATAATCATGAATTGGCTAAAAGATCGCAGTTCTTCTTTAGTTGTGGCTGATTTTGGCTGTG GAGATGCACGCCTTGCAAAAAATGTGAAGAATAAAGTTTTCTCTTTTGATCTTGTATCCAACAACCCTTCAGTAATTGCTTGTGATATGGCCAAT ACACCCCTTGATTCTTCATCTGTAGATGTTGCAGTCTTTTGCCTTTCATTGATGGGCACTAACTTTCCAAGTTACCTCGAGGAAGCCCACAGAGTTCTTAAGCCAAA CGGTTGGCTATTGATAGCGGAGGTGAAGAGCAGATTTGATCCAAACACTGGAGGAGCTGATCCAAATAAGTTTTCAAAAGCCATTACAGATCTTGGATTTTCTTCAAAGCTTAAG GAGAAGCAAAGTTCACAGACAAAAGAAATCGAATGGCCTGAGTTGAAACCCTGTTTATACAAGCGTCGCTGA
- the LOC110602229 gene encoding putative glucose-6-phosphate 1-epimerase translates to MLKCGFFDCFAYIDCYYFCYYYMFVLVFHYYCLPLLVFFFFLFLEWGIFLVGLQLEWKKGKVSPILSGLRASFKLKSMPLSIYHDADGLPRIILSEPSGSSAEVLLYGGQVVSWKNERREELLFMSSKAVWKPRKAIRGGISVCFPQFGNLGLLEKHGFARNRLWSLDSDPSPLPPVNNQSSVDLILKSSEDDLKTWPRSFELRLRISLSPRKLTLIPRVRNTDSKAFSFTVALCNYLSVSDISEVRVEGLETLDYFDNLMHRERFTEQADAITFDAEIDRVYLSTPRKIAIIDHEKKRTFVLRKDGMPDAVVWNPWDKKTKAPKDLGDEDYKTMICVDSAAIEFPIVLKPFEEWKGHQELSTVSSSYCSGQLDPRKVLYGFQ, encoded by the exons aTGTTGAAATGTGGTTTCTTTGATTGTTTTGCATATATTGATTGCTATTATTTTTGCTATTACTACATGTTTGTTTTGGTTTTTCATTATTATTGCCTTCCCCttctggttttttttttttttttgtttcttgaGTGGGGAATTTTCTTGGTGGGTTTACAGCTGGAGTGGAAGAAAGGGAAAGTAAGCCCTATTTTGAGTGGCTTAAGGGCTAGCTTCAAGCTGAAATCCATGCCGTTGAGTATATATCATGATGCTGATGGATTACCCAGGATTATCTTGTCTGAACCCTCTGGTTCATCTGCTGAG GTACTTCTGTATGGTGGACAGGTTGTTTCCTGGAAGAATGAACGCAGAGAAGAATTACTTTTCATGAGCAGCAAA GCTGTTTGGAAGCCACGTAAAGCCATCAGGGGAGGTATATCAGTCTGCTTTCCCCAG TTTGGAAATCTTGGTTTACTAGAGAAACATGGATTTGCAAGGAACAGATTGTGGTCATTGGACAGTGATCCTTCACCTTTGCCCCCAGTGAATAACCAGTCGTCAGTAGATCTGATATTGAAGTCCTCAGAAGATGATTTGAAGACCTGGCCGCGCAG CTTTGAGTTGCGACTTCGTATATCTCTCAGTCCTAGGAAGCTTACTTTGATCCCTCGTGTGAGAAATACAGATTCCAAGGCCTTCTCCTTTACAGTTGCACTCTGTAACTACTTGTCCGTATCAGATATCAG TGAAGTGCGTGTTGAGGGCTTGGAGACACTTGATTACTTTGATAATCTAATGCACAGAGAAAGGTTCACTGAGCAGGCAGATGCAATTACATTCGATGCTGAG ATTGATCGAGTATATTTGAGCACCCCTAGAAAGATTGCTATTATTGATCATGAGAAGAAGAGAACCTTTGTGCTGCGGAAGGATGGCATGCCTGATGCAG TTGTATGGAATCCTTGGGACAAAAAGACCAAGGCTCCCAAAGATTTGGGCGATGAGGACTATAAAACCATGATATGTGTGGATTCTGCTGCCATTGAATTCCCAATTGTCTTGAAACCTTTTGAAGAGTGGAAGGGCCACCAGGAGCTCTCTACTGTATCATCAAGTTATTGCAGTGGACAGTTGGATCCTAGGAAGGTTCTTTACGGCTTCCAATGA
- the LOC110601043 gene encoding ribosomal RNA-processing protein 8 isoform X1, which yields MKEGKSRKRKRSKHGKPQNQHKPLPSNNAGQFHRQEEPEPKNPSSSKKPKSSSFLDKMRARLSGGHFRMLNEKLYTCTGEEALKCFKEDPSLFDMYHAGYQEQMSHWPEQPVNIIMNWLKDRSSSLVVADFGCGDARLAKNVKNKVFSFDLVSNNPSVIACDMANTPLDSSSVDVAVFCLSLMGTNFPSYLEEAHRVLKPNGWLLIAEVKSRFDPNTGGADPNKFSKAITDLGFSSKLKDFSNKMFILLYFQKKEKQSSQTKEIEWPELKPCLYKRR from the exons ATGAAGGAAGGAAAGAGCAGAAAACGCAAAAGATCCAAGCATGGAAAACCACAGAATCAGCACAAACCTCTTCCATCTAACAATGCCGGCCAATTTCATAGACAAGAGGAACCTGAACCGAAGAATCCTTCTTCTTCAAAGAAGCCAAAGTCATCCTCTTTCCTCGACAAG ATGCGAGCGAGGTTATCAGGGGGACATTTCCGCATGCTTAATGAAAAGCTCTATACTTGCAC tGGAGAAGAGGCCCTTAAATGTTTCAAGGAAGACCCATCCTTGTTTGATATG TATCATGCAGGATACCAAGAACAAATGTCACATTGGCCTGAGCAGCCAGTAAATATAATCATGAATTGGCTAAAAGATCGCAGTTCTTCTTTAGTTGTGGCTGATTTTGGCTGTG GAGATGCACGCCTTGCAAAAAATGTGAAGAATAAAGTTTTCTCTTTTGATCTTGTATCCAACAACCCTTCAGTAATTGCTTGTGATATGGCCAAT ACACCCCTTGATTCTTCATCTGTAGATGTTGCAGTCTTTTGCCTTTCATTGATGGGCACTAACTTTCCAAGTTACCTCGAGGAAGCCCACAGAGTTCTTAAGCCAAA CGGTTGGCTATTGATAGCGGAGGTGAAGAGCAGATTTGATCCAAACACTGGAGGAGCTGATCCAAATAAGTTTTCAAAAGCCATTACAGATCTTGGATTTTCTTCAAAGCTTAAG GATTTCTCAAATAAAATGTTTATTTTGTTATACTTCCAAAAGAAG GAGAAGCAAAGTTCACAGACAAAAGAAATCGAATGGCCTGAGTTGAAACCCTGTTTATACAAGCGTCGCTGA